Proteins encoded in a region of the Thunnus thynnus chromosome 8, fThuThy2.1, whole genome shotgun sequence genome:
- the sac3d1 gene encoding SAC3 domain-containing protein 1 isoform X1 encodes MNRRRAPRRISHSQRRGAPAGGEWRQRNQEQWRGQEKPQVREVEEEVRPGQQGKENVPKGICWSMCPAREQQARESQNRLHRFEMLAGTARDRRPRVDPLRAVKEYSRPAAGKDATNPTDLRPPDVLLKTVSYLIDDIAASPRLHPWTEVYSFVFDRLRSVKQDMIIQRVSGSDCVAILERTVRFLIYASYRLCGEPLRLYDPRINDTHLQENLSWLLDCYASETRPHPNQEEFQALGLLYNLGSTRAMQHVMELPERLRSSPAITLAMSINRAFLERNPVRLLRFAKRLNFLQSCALHRHLVSCRRDLLLIYSHGYSSRNCRFPLDKLSQLLALDTSLTAQLCQAYGVEVNQQNQVVFSKTAFTEPEQGKLHCTLYHNIVAEKQRDLTIGSIIHGCA; translated from the exons ATGAACCGCAGGAGAGCACCTCGTCGCAT CTCCCACTCCCAGAGGAGGGGTGCACCAGCAGGAGGAGAGTGGAGACAGAGGAACCAAGAGCAATGGCGAGGCCAAGAGAAACCACAGGTGAGAGAAGTCGAGGAGGAGGTAAGACCTGGGCAGCAGGGGAAGGAAAATGTGCCCAAGGGGATCTGCTGGTCTATGTGCCCTGCTCGTGAGCAGCAGGCGCGGGAGTCACAGAACCGCCTGCACCGCTTTGAGATGTTAGCAGGCACAGCAAGAGATCGACGGCCCAGAGTTGACCCCCTGCGTGCTGTCAAGGAGTATTCCAGACCAGCAGCGGGGAAAGACGCAACAAACCCCACTGACCTCCGTCCCCCTGATGTGTTGCTGAAAACTGTGAGCTACCTTATTGATGACATTGCTGCCTCCCCTCGTCTGCATCCTTGGACTGAG GTATACAGCTTTGTTTTTGATCGGCTGCGTAGTGTGAAGCAGGACATGATCATCCAGAGGGTGAGTGGGTCAGACTGTGTCGCCATTTTGGAGCGGACAGTACGTTTCCTCATCTATGCCTCTTATCGTCTTTGTGGTGAGCCTCTGCGGCTCTACGACCCACGCATCAATGACACACACCTCCAGGAGAACCTGAGCTGGCTGTTGGACTGCTATGCATCTGAAACAAGACCGCATCCCAACCAGGAGGAGTTCCAGGCTCTTGGTCTGCTCTACAACTTAG GTTCAACTCGTGCCATGCAGCACGTCATGGAGCTTCCTGAACGGCTTCGCAGCAGTCCTGCCATCACGCTTGCTATGTCCATCAACCGGGCTTTTCTAGAGCGAAACCCTGTACGACTGCTCCGATTTGCCAAAAGGTTGAACTTCCTGCAGAGCTGTGCTCTGCACCGACACCTGGTGTCATGTCGTAGAGATTTGCTGCTAATATACAGCCATGGATACAGCAGCCGAAACTGTCGCTTTCCCCTGGACAAGCTGTCTCAGCTCTTGGCCTTGGATACATCGCTCACAGCTCAACTCTGTCAAGCGTATGGAGTGGAGGTTAATCAACAAAACCAAGTGGTCTTCTCCAAAACTGCTTTCACTGAGCCTGAACAAGGGAAACTGCACTGTACACTATATCACAATATAGTggcagagaaacaaagagaccTCACTATTGGGAGCATCATTCACGGTTGTGCTTGA
- the sac3d1 gene encoding SAC3 domain-containing protein 1 isoform X2 — MNRRRAPRRISHSQRRGAPAGGEWRQRNQEQWRGQEKPQVREVEEEVRPGQQGKENVPKGICWSMCPAREQQARESQNRLHRFEMLAGTARDRRPRVDPLRAVKEYSRPAAGKDATNPTDLRPPDVLLKTVSYLIDDIAASPRLHPWTEVYSFVFDRLRSVKQDMIIQRENLSWLLDCYASETRPHPNQEEFQALGLLYNLGSTRAMQHVMELPERLRSSPAITLAMSINRAFLERNPVRLLRFAKRLNFLQSCALHRHLVSCRRDLLLIYSHGYSSRNCRFPLDKLSQLLALDTSLTAQLCQAYGVEVNQQNQVVFSKTAFTEPEQGKLHCTLYHNIVAEKQRDLTIGSIIHGCA, encoded by the exons ATGAACCGCAGGAGAGCACCTCGTCGCAT CTCCCACTCCCAGAGGAGGGGTGCACCAGCAGGAGGAGAGTGGAGACAGAGGAACCAAGAGCAATGGCGAGGCCAAGAGAAACCACAGGTGAGAGAAGTCGAGGAGGAGGTAAGACCTGGGCAGCAGGGGAAGGAAAATGTGCCCAAGGGGATCTGCTGGTCTATGTGCCCTGCTCGTGAGCAGCAGGCGCGGGAGTCACAGAACCGCCTGCACCGCTTTGAGATGTTAGCAGGCACAGCAAGAGATCGACGGCCCAGAGTTGACCCCCTGCGTGCTGTCAAGGAGTATTCCAGACCAGCAGCGGGGAAAGACGCAACAAACCCCACTGACCTCCGTCCCCCTGATGTGTTGCTGAAAACTGTGAGCTACCTTATTGATGACATTGCTGCCTCCCCTCGTCTGCATCCTTGGACTGAG GTATACAGCTTTGTTTTTGATCGGCTGCGTAGTGTGAAGCAGGACATGATCATCCAGAGG GAGAACCTGAGCTGGCTGTTGGACTGCTATGCATCTGAAACAAGACCGCATCCCAACCAGGAGGAGTTCCAGGCTCTTGGTCTGCTCTACAACTTAG GTTCAACTCGTGCCATGCAGCACGTCATGGAGCTTCCTGAACGGCTTCGCAGCAGTCCTGCCATCACGCTTGCTATGTCCATCAACCGGGCTTTTCTAGAGCGAAACCCTGTACGACTGCTCCGATTTGCCAAAAGGTTGAACTTCCTGCAGAGCTGTGCTCTGCACCGACACCTGGTGTCATGTCGTAGAGATTTGCTGCTAATATACAGCCATGGATACAGCAGCCGAAACTGTCGCTTTCCCCTGGACAAGCTGTCTCAGCTCTTGGCCTTGGATACATCGCTCACAGCTCAACTCTGTCAAGCGTATGGAGTGGAGGTTAATCAACAAAACCAAGTGGTCTTCTCCAAAACTGCTTTCACTGAGCCTGAACAAGGGAAACTGCACTGTACACTATATCACAATATAGTggcagagaaacaaagagaccTCACTATTGGGAGCATCATTCACGGTTGTGCTTGA